Proteins encoded within one genomic window of Lampris incognitus isolate fLamInc1 chromosome 1, fLamInc1.hap2, whole genome shotgun sequence:
- the mtmr3 gene encoding myotubularin-related protein 3 isoform X2: protein MEEEGQQSLECIQANQIFPKKSPVLEEENMQVPFPELHGEFTEYVGRAEDAMIAMSNYRLHIKFKESVVNVPLQLIESVECRDMFQLHVTCKDCKVVRCQFSTFEQCQEWLKRLSAVVRPPSRLEDLFSFAFHAWCMEVYAGEKEQHGELCRPGEHVTSWFKNEVERMGFDTQNAWRISDINSKFRLCSSYPQQLLVPAWITDKELENVAAFRSWKRFPAVVYRHQSTGAVIARCGQPEVSWWGWRNADDEHLVQSIAKACAVDGSSRKLQSNGSYTNGTDLSDTDFESSMSNSSEVETLAIQPHKLLILDARSYAAAVANRAKGGGCECPEYYPNCEVVFMGMANIHSIRKSFQSLRFLCTQMPDPANWLSALESTKWLQHLSLLLKAALLVVNAMDRDHRPVLVHCSDGWDRTPQIAALSKLLLDPYYRTIEGFQVLVETEWLDFGHKFADRCGHGENSEDLNERCPVFLQWLDCVHQLQRQYPCSFEFNEAFLVKLVQHTYSCLFGTFLCNSGKEREDRHVQERTCSVWSLLRPANRALRNILYSSNSETVLHPVCHVRNLMLWTAVYLPSSSPTTPSDDSCAPYPVPGANPEEAPLGRRPKTRSFDNLPSACELGSSLAPNRRSSDPSLNEKWQDHRRSLELNMAVGPEGGGNQDQEGWSDAQPDAGPYLDMGDSELEDCSQSQGQHAELGQGATTSLAAEGETAEVVELSVAVGVAEGQMENILHEATKEEAGDVQRDGNAAAKLVISNGDTELKRGTNINEANQYAKVNGADMQREGFSNGPHPENGLVESEEDSGPLTYPSLPKVLPSEMAADLNAQAAEIAQMSEELVKQILENSSGPEEPKQATVQPMAHRTISNGFGDITPPEPEVGGTRCPESESIGFLSEPAEQTDKRASLMESSTETLTEEACSRLELPAAQPVCPGHQPCNEDRSQPPCHGKEREFDMQADDGASRTLNECSKQPSVSAFQSVSAESSKEGLCNGESSDFEPCSGPPWAKVNGERTPLSRQVSLASCNSFSLHPRGTHHRCYHTLLGRSATSPEQPSRCHLDDDGLTLHSDIVQQRLRQIEAGHQMEVETLKKQVRELWSRLENQQHGGSLRINGDMGDEVTSMTDSEYNLDPNCLSRCSTELFSEASWEQVDKQETEVTRWYPDHLAAHCYGCESRFWLATRKHHCRNCGNVFCASCCDQKIPVPSQQLFEPSRVCKICYSSLHLTTAPVDLELEKTITASSN from the exons ATG GAGGAGGAGGGGCAACAAAGCTTGGAGTGTATCCAGGCCAATCAGATCTTCCCTAAGAAATCCCCTGTCTTGGAAGAAGAAAACATGCAG GTGCCCTTTCCTGAGCTGCACGGGGAGTTTACAGAGTACGTGGGGAGAGCTGAAGATGCCATGATCGCCATGTCCAACTACCGCCTACACATCAAGTTCAAAGAGTCCGTCGTCAAT GTCCCTCTTCAGCTCATAGAGAGTGTGGAGTGCCGTGACATGTTTCAGCTTCATGTCACCTGTAAAGACTGTAAGGTTGTCAG GTGCCAGTTTTCCACTTTTGAGCAGTGTCAGGAGTGGCTGAAGCGCCTGTCTGCAGTGGTGCGCCCTCCTTCTCGCCTGGAGGACCTCTTCTCCTTTGCCTTTCATGCCTGGTGCATGGAAGTGTATGCCGGGGAGAAGGAACAGCATGGGGAGCTGTGTAGACCAG GCGAGCATGTGACCTCCTGGTTTAAGAACGAAGTGGAGAGGATGGGCTTTGATACTCAAAATGCCTGGAGGATCTCTGACATCAACAGCAAGTTCAG GCTCTGCTCCAGCTATCCTCAGCAACTCTTGGTGCCAGCCTGGATCACTGACAAGGAGCTTGAGAATGTGGCTGCCTTCCGTTCCTGGAAGAGGTTTCCTGCTGTGGTTTACAG GCATCAGAGTACAGGGGCTGTGATCGCCCGCTGTGGCCAGCCTGAGGTTAGCTGGTGGGGCTGGAGGAATGCAGATGATGAGCACCTTGTCCAGTCCATTGCCAAAGCCTGTGCTGTAGAcggcagctcccggaaactccagTCCAATGGTAGCTACACCAATGGCACTGACCTGTCGGACACAGACTTCG aatcTTCCATGAGCAACAGCTCAGAAGTAGAGACATTGGCCATCCAGCCTCACAAATTACTGATCCTGGATGCCAGATCCTATGCCGCTGCCGTAGCCAATAGGGCCAAGGGGGGAGGATGTGAATGCCCAG AGTACTATCCAAACTGTGAGGTGGTGTTCATGGGCATGGCCAACATCCACTCCATCCGCAAAAGTTTCCAGTCGCTCCGTTTCCTCTGCACTCAGATGCCTGATCCAGCCAA CTGGCTGTCTGCCCTGGAGAGCACCAAGTGGCTGCAGCACCTGTCTCTCCTGCTGAAGGCGGCCCTGCTGGTGGTTAATGCCATGGACCGCGACCATAGGCCTGTCCTGGTGCACTGCTCTGATGGCTGGGACCGCACACCCCAGATTGCTGCACTCTCCAAGCTGTTACTGGACCCGTACTACCGCACTATTGAG GGCTTCCAGGTCCTGGTGGAGACTGAATGGCTGGACTTTGGTCACAAATTTGCCGACCGCTGTGGCCACGGGGAGAACTCTGAGGACCTGAATGAGCGCTGCCCTGTCTTCCTGCAGTGGCTGGACTGTGTCCACCAGCTGCAGAGGCAGTATCCATGCTCCTTTGAGTTCAACGAGGCCTTCCTG gtGAAACTGGTACAGCACACCTACTCCTGTCTGTTTGGCACCTTCCTGTGCAACAGTGGCAAGGAGAGGGAGGACCGTCATGTCCAGGAAAGGACCTGCTCAGTGTGGTCACTGCTGAGACCAGCCAACCGTGCCCTGAGAAACATTCTCTACTCCTCAAACTCCGAGACT GTGCTTCACCCAGTATGTCATGTGCGCAACCTGATGCTGTGGACCGCAGTCTACCTGCCCAGCTCCTCCCCGACCACTCCCTCGGATGACTCGTGCGCACCCTATCCTGTGCCTGGCGCCAACCCTGAGGAGGCACCTCTGGGCAG ACGTCCGAAGACCCGTTCCTTTGACAACTTGCCCAGTGCTTGTGAGCTGGGAAGCTCACTGGCTCCTAACCGGCGCTCCAGTGACCCGAGTCTGAATGAGAAGTGGCAGGACCACCGCCGCTCTCTAGAGCTTAACATGGCAGTGGGGCCTGAGGGAGGGGGAAATCAGGACCAGGAGGGGTGGTCTGATGCTCAGCCTGATGCGGGACCTTACCTGGACATGGGTGACTCTGAACTGGAGGACTGCTCTCAGTCACAGGGCCAGCACGCTGAGCTGGGACAGGGAGCCACAACAAGCTTGGCAGCAGAAGGGGAAACTGCTGAGGTGGTGGAGCTCTCTGTTGCAGTCGGTGTGGCTGAGGGTCAGATGGAGAATATTCTCCATGAggccaccaaagaggaggctGGTGATGTCCAGAGGGACGGTAATGCTGCTGCCAAACTGGTTATAAGCAACGGTGACACAGAGTTGAAGAGAGGAACCAACATCAACGAGGCAAATCAGTACGCCAAGGTCAATGGGGCTGACATGCAAAGAGAAGGATTTTCTAATGGTCCTCATCCAGAGAATGGTCTAGTCGAGTCTGAGGAAGATAGTGGCCCTCTGACCTATCCCTCCCTGCCTAAAGTTCTGCCCTCAGAAATGGCAGCTGACCTCAATGCGCAGGCAGCTGAAATAGCTCAGATGTCAGAGGAGCTGGTCAAGCAGATTTTGGAGAACTCATCTGGCCCAGAGGAGCCAAAACAGGCAACCGTTCAGCCTATGGCCCATAGAACTATAAGTAACGGTTTTGGGGACATAACACCACCAGAACCAGAGGTTGGTGGAACACGCTGCCCAGAATCCGAGTCTATCGGGTTCCTCTCGGAGCCAGCGGAGCAGACAGATAAGAGGGCCTCCCTCATGGAGAGCTCTACAGAGACTCTAACAGAAGAGGCCTGCAGCAGGCTAGAACTCCCAGCAGCTCAGCCTGTATGCCCAGGCCATCAGCCCTGCAATGAAGACAGGAGCCAACCCCCCTGCcatgggaaagagagagagtttgatATGCAGGCAGATGATGGGGCAAGCAGGACTTTAAATGAGTGCAGCAAGCAACCCTCTGTTAGTGCCTTTCAGTCTGTGAGTGCCGAGTCCAGCAAGGAGGGGCTGTGCAACGGGGAGAGCTCTGATTTTGAGCCTTGCAGCGGACCTCCCTGGGCCAAAGTGAACGGAGAGCGGACCCCACTGAGTCGGCAGGTGTCTTTGGCTAGCTGCAACTCCTTTAGCCTCCACCCCCGGGGCACCCATCACCGCTGCTACCACACCCTACTTGGGCGGTCGGCCACCAGCCCAGAGCAGCCATCCCGCTGCCACCTTGACGACGATGGGCTAACACTACACAGTGACATTGTCCAGCAGAGGCTGAGACAGATTGAGGCGGGCCACCAGATGGAGGTGGAGACGCTGAAGAAGCAGGTGAGGGAGCTGTGGAGCCGCCTGGAGAACCAGCAGCATGGCGGCTCCCTCAGGATCAACGGTGACATGGGAGATGAAGTG ACGTCAATGACAGACTCTGAGTACAACCTGGACCCAAACTGTCTGTCACGCTGCAGCACAGAGCTCTTCTCAGAGGCCAGCTGGGAGCAGGTGGACAAGCAGGAAACTGAG GTCACTCGCTGGTACCCGGACCATTTGGCAGCACACTGCTATGGCTGTGAGAGCAGGTTCTGGCTCGCTACCAGGAAGCATCACTGCAG GAACTGTGGTAATGTGTTCTGTGCCAGTTGTTGTGACCAGAAGATCCCAGTGCCAAGCCAGCAGCTCTTTGAGCCCAGCCGCGTGTGTAAGATCTGCTACAGCAGCCTCCACCTGACCACAGCTCCTGTGGACCTGGAGCTGGAGAAGACCATCACAGCCAGCTCCAACTAA
- the mtmr3 gene encoding myotubularin-related protein 3 isoform X1, whose amino-acid sequence MSQNINAEDFMDGDTEEEEGQQSLECIQANQIFPKKSPVLEEENMQVPFPELHGEFTEYVGRAEDAMIAMSNYRLHIKFKESVVNVPLQLIESVECRDMFQLHVTCKDCKVVRCQFSTFEQCQEWLKRLSAVVRPPSRLEDLFSFAFHAWCMEVYAGEKEQHGELCRPGEHVTSWFKNEVERMGFDTQNAWRISDINSKFRLCSSYPQQLLVPAWITDKELENVAAFRSWKRFPAVVYRHQSTGAVIARCGQPEVSWWGWRNADDEHLVQSIAKACAVDGSSRKLQSNGSYTNGTDLSDTDFESSMSNSSEVETLAIQPHKLLILDARSYAAAVANRAKGGGCECPEYYPNCEVVFMGMANIHSIRKSFQSLRFLCTQMPDPANWLSALESTKWLQHLSLLLKAALLVVNAMDRDHRPVLVHCSDGWDRTPQIAALSKLLLDPYYRTIEGFQVLVETEWLDFGHKFADRCGHGENSEDLNERCPVFLQWLDCVHQLQRQYPCSFEFNEAFLVKLVQHTYSCLFGTFLCNSGKEREDRHVQERTCSVWSLLRPANRALRNILYSSNSETVLHPVCHVRNLMLWTAVYLPSSSPTTPSDDSCAPYPVPGANPEEAPLGRRPKTRSFDNLPSACELGSSLAPNRRSSDPSLNEKWQDHRRSLELNMAVGPEGGGNQDQEGWSDAQPDAGPYLDMGDSELEDCSQSQGQHAELGQGATTSLAAEGETAEVVELSVAVGVAEGQMENILHEATKEEAGDVQRDGNAAAKLVISNGDTELKRGTNINEANQYAKVNGADMQREGFSNGPHPENGLVESEEDSGPLTYPSLPKVLPSEMAADLNAQAAEIAQMSEELVKQILENSSGPEEPKQATVQPMAHRTISNGFGDITPPEPEVGGTRCPESESIGFLSEPAEQTDKRASLMESSTETLTEEACSRLELPAAQPVCPGHQPCNEDRSQPPCHGKEREFDMQADDGASRTLNECSKQPSVSAFQSVSAESSKEGLCNGESSDFEPCSGPPWAKVNGERTPLSRQVSLASCNSFSLHPRGTHHRCYHTLLGRSATSPEQPSRCHLDDDGLTLHSDIVQQRLRQIEAGHQMEVETLKKQVRELWSRLENQQHGGSLRINGDMGDEVTSMTDSEYNLDPNCLSRCSTELFSEASWEQVDKQETEVTRWYPDHLAAHCYGCESRFWLATRKHHCRNCGNVFCASCCDQKIPVPSQQLFEPSRVCKICYSSLHLTTAPVDLELEKTITASSN is encoded by the exons ATGTCCCAAAACATTaacgcagaggattttatggacggcGATACAGAG GAGGAGGAGGGGCAACAAAGCTTGGAGTGTATCCAGGCCAATCAGATCTTCCCTAAGAAATCCCCTGTCTTGGAAGAAGAAAACATGCAG GTGCCCTTTCCTGAGCTGCACGGGGAGTTTACAGAGTACGTGGGGAGAGCTGAAGATGCCATGATCGCCATGTCCAACTACCGCCTACACATCAAGTTCAAAGAGTCCGTCGTCAAT GTCCCTCTTCAGCTCATAGAGAGTGTGGAGTGCCGTGACATGTTTCAGCTTCATGTCACCTGTAAAGACTGTAAGGTTGTCAG GTGCCAGTTTTCCACTTTTGAGCAGTGTCAGGAGTGGCTGAAGCGCCTGTCTGCAGTGGTGCGCCCTCCTTCTCGCCTGGAGGACCTCTTCTCCTTTGCCTTTCATGCCTGGTGCATGGAAGTGTATGCCGGGGAGAAGGAACAGCATGGGGAGCTGTGTAGACCAG GCGAGCATGTGACCTCCTGGTTTAAGAACGAAGTGGAGAGGATGGGCTTTGATACTCAAAATGCCTGGAGGATCTCTGACATCAACAGCAAGTTCAG GCTCTGCTCCAGCTATCCTCAGCAACTCTTGGTGCCAGCCTGGATCACTGACAAGGAGCTTGAGAATGTGGCTGCCTTCCGTTCCTGGAAGAGGTTTCCTGCTGTGGTTTACAG GCATCAGAGTACAGGGGCTGTGATCGCCCGCTGTGGCCAGCCTGAGGTTAGCTGGTGGGGCTGGAGGAATGCAGATGATGAGCACCTTGTCCAGTCCATTGCCAAAGCCTGTGCTGTAGAcggcagctcccggaaactccagTCCAATGGTAGCTACACCAATGGCACTGACCTGTCGGACACAGACTTCG aatcTTCCATGAGCAACAGCTCAGAAGTAGAGACATTGGCCATCCAGCCTCACAAATTACTGATCCTGGATGCCAGATCCTATGCCGCTGCCGTAGCCAATAGGGCCAAGGGGGGAGGATGTGAATGCCCAG AGTACTATCCAAACTGTGAGGTGGTGTTCATGGGCATGGCCAACATCCACTCCATCCGCAAAAGTTTCCAGTCGCTCCGTTTCCTCTGCACTCAGATGCCTGATCCAGCCAA CTGGCTGTCTGCCCTGGAGAGCACCAAGTGGCTGCAGCACCTGTCTCTCCTGCTGAAGGCGGCCCTGCTGGTGGTTAATGCCATGGACCGCGACCATAGGCCTGTCCTGGTGCACTGCTCTGATGGCTGGGACCGCACACCCCAGATTGCTGCACTCTCCAAGCTGTTACTGGACCCGTACTACCGCACTATTGAG GGCTTCCAGGTCCTGGTGGAGACTGAATGGCTGGACTTTGGTCACAAATTTGCCGACCGCTGTGGCCACGGGGAGAACTCTGAGGACCTGAATGAGCGCTGCCCTGTCTTCCTGCAGTGGCTGGACTGTGTCCACCAGCTGCAGAGGCAGTATCCATGCTCCTTTGAGTTCAACGAGGCCTTCCTG gtGAAACTGGTACAGCACACCTACTCCTGTCTGTTTGGCACCTTCCTGTGCAACAGTGGCAAGGAGAGGGAGGACCGTCATGTCCAGGAAAGGACCTGCTCAGTGTGGTCACTGCTGAGACCAGCCAACCGTGCCCTGAGAAACATTCTCTACTCCTCAAACTCCGAGACT GTGCTTCACCCAGTATGTCATGTGCGCAACCTGATGCTGTGGACCGCAGTCTACCTGCCCAGCTCCTCCCCGACCACTCCCTCGGATGACTCGTGCGCACCCTATCCTGTGCCTGGCGCCAACCCTGAGGAGGCACCTCTGGGCAG ACGTCCGAAGACCCGTTCCTTTGACAACTTGCCCAGTGCTTGTGAGCTGGGAAGCTCACTGGCTCCTAACCGGCGCTCCAGTGACCCGAGTCTGAATGAGAAGTGGCAGGACCACCGCCGCTCTCTAGAGCTTAACATGGCAGTGGGGCCTGAGGGAGGGGGAAATCAGGACCAGGAGGGGTGGTCTGATGCTCAGCCTGATGCGGGACCTTACCTGGACATGGGTGACTCTGAACTGGAGGACTGCTCTCAGTCACAGGGCCAGCACGCTGAGCTGGGACAGGGAGCCACAACAAGCTTGGCAGCAGAAGGGGAAACTGCTGAGGTGGTGGAGCTCTCTGTTGCAGTCGGTGTGGCTGAGGGTCAGATGGAGAATATTCTCCATGAggccaccaaagaggaggctGGTGATGTCCAGAGGGACGGTAATGCTGCTGCCAAACTGGTTATAAGCAACGGTGACACAGAGTTGAAGAGAGGAACCAACATCAACGAGGCAAATCAGTACGCCAAGGTCAATGGGGCTGACATGCAAAGAGAAGGATTTTCTAATGGTCCTCATCCAGAGAATGGTCTAGTCGAGTCTGAGGAAGATAGTGGCCCTCTGACCTATCCCTCCCTGCCTAAAGTTCTGCCCTCAGAAATGGCAGCTGACCTCAATGCGCAGGCAGCTGAAATAGCTCAGATGTCAGAGGAGCTGGTCAAGCAGATTTTGGAGAACTCATCTGGCCCAGAGGAGCCAAAACAGGCAACCGTTCAGCCTATGGCCCATAGAACTATAAGTAACGGTTTTGGGGACATAACACCACCAGAACCAGAGGTTGGTGGAACACGCTGCCCAGAATCCGAGTCTATCGGGTTCCTCTCGGAGCCAGCGGAGCAGACAGATAAGAGGGCCTCCCTCATGGAGAGCTCTACAGAGACTCTAACAGAAGAGGCCTGCAGCAGGCTAGAACTCCCAGCAGCTCAGCCTGTATGCCCAGGCCATCAGCCCTGCAATGAAGACAGGAGCCAACCCCCCTGCcatgggaaagagagagagtttgatATGCAGGCAGATGATGGGGCAAGCAGGACTTTAAATGAGTGCAGCAAGCAACCCTCTGTTAGTGCCTTTCAGTCTGTGAGTGCCGAGTCCAGCAAGGAGGGGCTGTGCAACGGGGAGAGCTCTGATTTTGAGCCTTGCAGCGGACCTCCCTGGGCCAAAGTGAACGGAGAGCGGACCCCACTGAGTCGGCAGGTGTCTTTGGCTAGCTGCAACTCCTTTAGCCTCCACCCCCGGGGCACCCATCACCGCTGCTACCACACCCTACTTGGGCGGTCGGCCACCAGCCCAGAGCAGCCATCCCGCTGCCACCTTGACGACGATGGGCTAACACTACACAGTGACATTGTCCAGCAGAGGCTGAGACAGATTGAGGCGGGCCACCAGATGGAGGTGGAGACGCTGAAGAAGCAGGTGAGGGAGCTGTGGAGCCGCCTGGAGAACCAGCAGCATGGCGGCTCCCTCAGGATCAACGGTGACATGGGAGATGAAGTG ACGTCAATGACAGACTCTGAGTACAACCTGGACCCAAACTGTCTGTCACGCTGCAGCACAGAGCTCTTCTCAGAGGCCAGCTGGGAGCAGGTGGACAAGCAGGAAACTGAG GTCACTCGCTGGTACCCGGACCATTTGGCAGCACACTGCTATGGCTGTGAGAGCAGGTTCTGGCTCGCTACCAGGAAGCATCACTGCAG GAACTGTGGTAATGTGTTCTGTGCCAGTTGTTGTGACCAGAAGATCCCAGTGCCAAGCCAGCAGCTCTTTGAGCCCAGCCGCGTGTGTAAGATCTGCTACAGCAGCCTCCACCTGACCACAGCTCCTGTGGACCTGGAGCTGGAGAAGACCATCACAGCCAGCTCCAACTAA